The proteins below are encoded in one region of Amycolatopsis magusensis:
- a CDS encoding acyl-CoA dehydrogenase family protein has translation MGDLLARAEQIGEELRALAREDGRINRPLVRALAQHGLLDQVFVRDGSGYRPVTAMVLCLLREGLARHCTEAETAFAVQGLGSYPILSAGTPDVVDEWIPRVAAGEAVAAFALTEPGAGSDVASLALRATPDGSGYRLNGEKVYISNAPDADVYSVFARTGDPGSRGITAFCVPGSAPGLSGEPIPLLSPHPIGRLIFEDVFVPRGHVLGDVGGGMRVAMGTLNLFRPSVGAFAVGMGQAALDAAVAYAGAREAFGKRLHDFQAVSHSLAEVATRLKAARLLVHDAAAAYDEGRSEVASAAAMAKLFATETAQHAVDAAIQVHGARALERGHLLEHLYREVRAPRIYEGASEVQREIIARGLFPKPR, from the coding sequence ATGGGTGACCTGCTGGCGCGGGCCGAGCAGATCGGCGAGGAACTGCGTGCGCTGGCCCGCGAGGACGGCCGGATCAACCGGCCGCTGGTGCGGGCGCTGGCCCAGCACGGCCTGCTGGACCAGGTGTTCGTGCGCGACGGCTCCGGCTACCGGCCGGTGACCGCGATGGTGCTGTGCCTGCTGCGCGAGGGCCTGGCCCGGCACTGCACCGAGGCCGAGACCGCGTTCGCCGTGCAGGGCCTCGGTTCCTACCCGATCCTGTCGGCGGGCACGCCGGACGTGGTCGACGAGTGGATCCCGCGGGTGGCCGCCGGTGAGGCGGTGGCCGCGTTCGCGCTGACCGAGCCGGGCGCCGGGTCCGACGTGGCCTCGCTCGCGTTGCGCGCCACCCCGGACGGCAGCGGCTACCGGCTCAACGGCGAGAAGGTCTACATCTCGAACGCCCCGGACGCCGACGTCTATTCGGTGTTCGCGCGGACCGGTGACCCGGGTTCGCGGGGCATCACCGCGTTCTGCGTGCCCGGCTCGGCACCCGGGCTCAGCGGCGAGCCGATCCCGTTGCTGTCCCCGCACCCGATCGGGCGGCTGATCTTCGAGGACGTCTTCGTGCCGCGCGGTCACGTGCTCGGCGACGTCGGCGGGGGCATGCGCGTGGCCATGGGCACGCTGAACCTGTTCCGCCCGAGCGTCGGCGCCTTCGCGGTGGGCATGGGCCAGGCCGCCCTCGACGCGGCGGTGGCTTACGCCGGTGCCCGCGAGGCCTTCGGCAAGCGGCTGCACGACTTCCAGGCGGTGTCGCATTCGCTGGCCGAGGTCGCGACCCGGCTCAAGGCGGCTCGCCTGCTGGTGCACGACGCGGCCGCCGCCTACGACGAGGGCCGCTCCGAGGTCGCGTCGGCGGCCGCCATGGCCAAGTTGTTCGCCACCGAGACCGCGCAGCACGCGGTGGACGCCGCGATCCAGGTCCACGGTGCCCGCGCCCTCGAACGCGGGCACCTGCTCGAACATCTCTACCGCGAGGTGCGCGCCCCACGTATCTACGAGGGCGCTTCCGAGGTGCAGCGCGAAATCATCGCTCGCGGGCTGTTCCCAAAGCCGCGGTGA
- a CDS encoding RidA family protein — translation MDGQVSGHRIVVAPELAEPVGFAHAVVAAPGRTVYLGGQTAQGRDGEIVGETIVEQFDVAAGNVTAALRAAGGQPGDLVSLLFYVTDVPAYRAALRELAPLYRKHFGRHYPAIALLGVAELFDPAAKLELVGTAVIADG, via the coding sequence GTGGACGGGCAGGTGAGCGGGCACCGGATCGTGGTCGCGCCGGAGCTGGCCGAGCCGGTCGGTTTCGCGCACGCGGTCGTGGCCGCGCCCGGCCGCACGGTGTACCTCGGCGGGCAGACCGCGCAGGGCCGTGACGGCGAGATCGTCGGCGAGACGATCGTCGAGCAGTTCGACGTGGCCGCCGGGAACGTGACCGCCGCGCTGCGGGCAGCCGGTGGGCAACCCGGCGACCTGGTCTCACTGCTGTTCTACGTGACCGACGTGCCCGCCTACCGCGCGGCGCTGCGGGAGCTGGCGCCGCTCTACCGCAAGCACTTCGGGCGCCACTACCCGGCGATCGCGCTGCTCGGCGTGGCCGAGTTGTTCGACCCGGCGGCGAAGCTGGAACTCGTCGGCACGGCGGTGATCGCGGATGGGTGA
- a CDS encoding enoyl-CoA hydratase family protein, whose product MSPFRASPGFTGKWAHFDFEVDDGVATVTLNRPEKLNALTFDVYADLRDLLAELPHRGDAKVLVIAGQGRGFCSGGDVEEIIGELQKFETAQLLEFTRMTGAVVKALRECPLPVIASINGIAAGAGSVIALASDFRLMARSAAFAFLFTKVGLAGADMGSAYLLPRVVGLGRATELLMLGDKIRAEKAEQIGLASQVVDDEQLPAATTELARRLADGPALAYSTTKVLLTRELDMDLGSSIELEAMTQALLMTSKDHGEFYRAWTAGRSPQWTGR is encoded by the coding sequence ATGAGCCCGTTCCGCGCGTCCCCCGGCTTCACCGGGAAGTGGGCGCACTTCGATTTCGAGGTGGACGACGGCGTCGCCACCGTGACCCTGAACCGGCCGGAGAAGCTCAACGCGCTGACCTTCGACGTCTACGCCGACCTGCGCGACCTGCTCGCCGAACTCCCGCATCGCGGTGACGCCAAGGTGCTGGTGATCGCCGGGCAGGGGCGCGGGTTCTGCTCCGGCGGCGACGTCGAGGAGATCATCGGCGAGCTGCAGAAGTTCGAGACCGCGCAGCTGCTGGAGTTCACCAGGATGACCGGCGCGGTGGTCAAGGCTCTGCGCGAGTGCCCGCTGCCGGTGATCGCCTCGATCAACGGGATCGCCGCGGGCGCCGGCTCGGTGATCGCGCTGGCCAGTGACTTCCGGCTGATGGCGCGCTCGGCCGCGTTCGCCTTCCTGTTCACCAAGGTCGGGCTGGCCGGCGCGGACATGGGCTCGGCGTACCTGCTCCCCCGCGTGGTCGGGCTCGGGCGGGCGACCGAGCTGCTGATGCTGGGCGACAAGATCCGCGCGGAAAAGGCCGAGCAGATCGGCCTGGCCTCGCAGGTTGTCGACGACGAGCAGCTGCCCGCCGCCACCACCGAGCTGGCCCGGCGGCTGGCCGACGGCCCGGCACTGGCCTATTCGACCACCAAGGTGCTGCTCACCAGGGAACTCGACATGGACCTCGGCAGCTCGATCGAGCTCGAGGCGATGACCCAGGCGCTGCTGATGACCAGCAAGGACCACGGCGAGTTCTACCGCGCGTGGACGGCGGGGAGGAGTCCACAGTGGACGGGCAGGTGA
- a CDS encoding SDR family NAD(P)-dependent oxidoreductase yields MNRLVVVTGGTRGIGAAIAARFREAGDQVVAPGRADCDVTDEAAVTAFFAALGPVDVLVNNAGISTSAPLARTSLADWQAQHEVNATGAFLCTRAVLPGMRERDSGRIITVASTAGHAGYKYTAGYTASKHAAVGLTRAVAAEVAGTGVTSNAVCPAFVRTDMTRTSIARISGSTGRDEAEAEAALAAASPLGRLLEPEEVAFAVAFLAAPEAAAVNGQTIVLDGGGIQS; encoded by the coding sequence ATGAACAGGCTCGTGGTGGTCACCGGCGGTACCCGCGGCATCGGCGCCGCCATCGCCGCGCGGTTCCGCGAAGCCGGTGACCAGGTGGTCGCGCCGGGCCGCGCGGACTGCGACGTGACCGACGAAGCCGCGGTGACGGCGTTCTTCGCCGCGCTGGGCCCGGTCGACGTGCTGGTGAACAACGCGGGCATCTCGACGAGCGCACCGCTGGCACGCACCTCGCTGGCGGACTGGCAGGCGCAGCACGAGGTCAACGCGACCGGCGCGTTCCTCTGCACGCGGGCCGTGCTGCCGGGCATGCGCGAGCGCGACTCCGGCCGGATCATCACCGTGGCCTCGACCGCCGGGCACGCCGGGTACAAGTACACCGCGGGCTACACCGCGTCCAAGCACGCCGCGGTGGGCCTGACCAGGGCGGTCGCCGCCGAGGTCGCGGGCACCGGGGTCACCTCGAACGCGGTCTGCCCGGCGTTCGTGCGCACCGACATGACGCGCACCTCGATCGCCCGCATCAGCGGCTCGACCGGGCGTGACGAGGCCGAAGCCGAAGCGGCGCTGGCTGCCGCGTCCCCGCTCGGGCGGCTGCTCGAACCCGAGGAGGTGGCCTTCGCGGTCGCCTTCCTCGCCGCACCCGAGGCCGCCGCGGTCAACGGGCAGACCATCGTTCTCGACGGAGGTGGGATCCAGTCATGA
- a CDS encoding benzoate-CoA ligase family protein, which produces MYSNITSYFLDRNEGSRTALITPDRTVTYAELSALSNRAGNVLRALYVASGQRVLLALNDGVDFVAVWYGAQKIGAVTAEVYTFLQPKDYAYFLDYTEAVVVVADATTLGPLREAGARSLLVAGVDESELRPGEHSLSRLMAQASDQLAPVEAPDEATAIWKFTTGSTGAPKACTHTRRSPIRSFELYAKEILGITADDKVLGVPKLFFGYARDLVAMFPFGVGGSGIVFPERTTPELLFRLIAEHRPTILVNVPTMMSAMLAHPAAAEQDLSCLRLCTSAGEALPAEVHRKWDETFGVEVVDGIGSSEAYHIFLSNRPGTAKRGSLGREVPGYSARVIDEAGTELPDGEIGALEVTGPTIAGEYWGDLEKSARTFDGDTLRSGDLFSRDTDGFFTHHGRADDLLKIGGIFVAPSEIENCLLGHPEVVECAALGYEQEGLARIRAFVVRNGTVTEDELREYGRERLAGHKYPREIVFVDTLPRTANGKLDRRALRTEAR; this is translated from the coding sequence ATGTACTCGAACATCACCTCGTACTTCCTGGACCGCAACGAGGGTTCGCGGACGGCATTGATCACCCCGGACCGCACGGTCACCTATGCCGAACTGAGCGCGTTGAGCAATCGCGCGGGCAACGTGCTGCGCGCGCTTTATGTCGCCAGCGGGCAACGCGTGTTGCTCGCGTTGAACGACGGCGTCGACTTCGTCGCCGTGTGGTACGGCGCGCAGAAGATCGGCGCGGTCACCGCCGAGGTCTACACCTTCCTGCAGCCGAAGGATTACGCGTACTTCCTGGACTACACCGAGGCGGTCGTGGTGGTCGCCGACGCCACCACGCTGGGGCCGTTGCGGGAAGCCGGTGCCCGCAGCCTCCTGGTCGCGGGGGTGGACGAGAGCGAACTGCGGCCCGGCGAGCATTCCCTGAGCAGGCTGATGGCGCAGGCATCCGATCAGCTCGCTCCGGTGGAAGCGCCGGACGAGGCCACCGCGATCTGGAAGTTCACCACCGGCAGCACCGGCGCGCCCAAGGCGTGCACGCACACCCGGCGCAGCCCGATCCGCAGTTTCGAGTTGTACGCCAAGGAAATCCTCGGCATCACCGCGGACGACAAGGTGCTCGGCGTGCCGAAGCTGTTCTTCGGTTACGCCCGCGACCTCGTCGCGATGTTCCCGTTCGGCGTGGGCGGCTCCGGCATCGTCTTCCCCGAACGGACCACGCCGGAGCTGCTCTTCCGGCTGATCGCCGAGCACCGGCCGACCATCCTGGTGAACGTGCCCACGATGATGAGCGCGATGCTGGCCCACCCGGCCGCGGCCGAACAGGACCTGAGCTGCCTGCGGTTGTGCACGTCCGCCGGGGAGGCACTGCCCGCCGAAGTGCACCGGAAGTGGGATGAGACCTTCGGTGTCGAAGTGGTCGACGGAATCGGTTCTTCGGAGGCTTACCACATCTTTTTGTCGAACAGGCCCGGCACGGCCAAACGCGGTAGCCTCGGCCGGGAAGTGCCCGGATATTCGGCGCGAGTGATCGATGAAGCGGGTACCGAGCTGCCGGACGGCGAAATCGGCGCGCTCGAAGTCACCGGCCCGACGATCGCCGGTGAGTACTGGGGCGATCTCGAGAAGTCCGCGCGCACTTTCGACGGTGACACGCTGCGTTCCGGCGACCTGTTCAGCCGCGACACCGACGGTTTCTTCACCCACCACGGCCGCGCCGACGACCTGCTCAAGATCGGCGGCATCTTCGTGGCCCCGAGCGAGATCGAAAACTGCCTGCTCGGCCATCCCGAAGTGGTCGAATGCGCGGCACTCGGCTACGAACAAGAAGGCCTGGCGCGGATCCGTGCGTTCGTCGTGCGGAACGGAACAGTCACCGAGGACGAACTGCGCGAGTACGGGCGAGAGCGCCTCGCCGGGCACAAGTACCCGCGCGAGATCGTCTTCGTGGACACGCTCCCCCGCACGGCCAACGGCAAACTGGATCGGCGCGCGCTGCGGACGGAGGCTCGATGA
- a CDS encoding creatininase family protein: protein MYFAELTSPEVDALLTGSRVPVLLLPVGAVEPHGPHAPLGTDPLISQGMCERAARQLADDPEVRVLILPALPYGVTKFARGFAGGVHIGADTLFSLVVDVCRALAEQGLGRVVIVNNHFEPEHVATLRRAAEAAGAAYLDLVRRRNAERLTEEFRSGSCHAGQYETSLVLADRPELVDIAAMRELPAVPVDLPSAMRAGQADFRDMGMSAAYCGAPAEATAEEGAETFATLTEMLVETIRATAKED, encoded by the coding sequence ATGTACTTCGCCGAGCTGACCTCACCGGAGGTCGACGCCCTGCTCACCGGATCGCGTGTGCCGGTGCTGCTGCTCCCGGTCGGGGCCGTGGAACCGCACGGTCCGCACGCACCGCTCGGCACCGACCCGCTGATTTCGCAGGGCATGTGCGAGCGCGCGGCCCGGCAGCTCGCGGACGATCCCGAGGTGCGCGTGCTGATCCTGCCCGCGCTCCCCTACGGCGTGACGAAGTTCGCGCGTGGCTTCGCCGGTGGGGTGCACATCGGCGCGGACACCCTGTTCTCGCTGGTCGTCGACGTGTGCCGGGCGCTGGCCGAACAGGGTCTCGGCCGTGTGGTGATCGTGAACAACCACTTCGAACCCGAGCACGTGGCCACGCTCCGCCGCGCGGCGGAGGCCGCGGGCGCCGCCTACCTCGACCTGGTGCGCCGGCGCAACGCGGAACGGCTCACCGAGGAGTTCCGCAGCGGTTCCTGCCACGCCGGGCAGTACGAAACCTCGCTGGTGCTCGCCGACCGCCCCGAACTGGTCGACATCGCAGCCATGCGCGAACTGCCCGCCGTGCCGGTCGACCTGCCGTCGGCGATGCGTGCCGGTCAGGCGGATTTCCGGGACATGGGCATGAGCGCGGCCTATTGCGGCGCACCCGCCGAAGCGACGGCCGAGGAAGGCGCGGAAACCTTCGCGACGCTGACGGAAATGCTCGTCGAGACCATTCGCGCGACCGCGAAGGAGGACTGA
- a CDS encoding FAD-dependent monooxygenase, with protein MKVCVLGAGPAGLYLSILLKRADPAHEIEIFERNAPGATFGWGVVFSEETLGELRDADYATFLRITDTFARWDAIDIHYRGEVLRSRGHGFSAIARKKLLAILQERCRELGVVLHFETTIDDPAQLPEADLVVAADGVNSLLRRSRDFGTRSAPQGCKYIWYGTDLVLDAFRFSFAETEHGLIQTHSYPFDEHTSTVIVECPEPTWRAAGLDRMSDEESIAFCENLFARDLAGHRLLSNKSAWLSFPRIRNRRWSDGNVVLLGDSAHTAHFSIGSGTKLAMEDAVALANAFVRRGHHDRAAVRAALVDYELERRPMVDRFQQAAADSAGYFERVRHHTGLPPRQFAVNLLTRSGRISHANLAVRDPEFVRRADLDFAGEPDRLFAPPPFLTPLQLGKTLIPNRLVVTGEPRGAGLVRTEPIAVSEDGRITPDTPVGPGSGSWPVDSVHEAGALAMACLTHAGRRGATRPARFGVDVPLPSDEAWPLLSASAVPFGPLSQVPKAADDEDLARIRDQFASAAAEAATAGFDLLELDFAQGRLLASFLSPLTNPAEDRLRFPLEVLTACREVWPDERPLVVRLTVTDWAPRGATIDDGVAYARAFAEAGASMIHVEAGQTVAESRPVYRRGFLTTISDRVRAEAGVPTLVGGHLTTTDEVNTVLAAGRADLCLLSLET; from the coding sequence ATGAAGGTCTGCGTGCTGGGTGCCGGGCCGGCCGGGCTGTACCTGTCGATCCTGCTCAAGCGCGCCGACCCGGCACACGAGATCGAGATCTTCGAGCGCAACGCGCCGGGCGCCACCTTCGGCTGGGGCGTGGTGTTCTCCGAGGAGACGCTCGGCGAACTGCGTGACGCCGACTACGCCACCTTCCTGCGGATCACCGACACCTTCGCCCGCTGGGACGCGATCGACATCCACTACCGGGGTGAGGTGCTGCGCTCGCGCGGGCACGGGTTCTCCGCGATCGCCCGCAAGAAACTGCTCGCCATCCTGCAGGAACGCTGCCGCGAACTCGGTGTGGTGCTGCACTTCGAGACCACGATCGACGACCCGGCGCAGCTGCCCGAAGCCGATCTGGTGGTGGCGGCCGACGGGGTAAACAGCCTGCTGCGGCGCTCGCGCGACTTCGGCACGCGCTCGGCACCGCAGGGCTGCAAGTACATCTGGTACGGCACGGACCTGGTGCTCGACGCGTTCCGGTTCAGCTTCGCCGAGACCGAGCACGGCCTGATCCAGACCCATTCCTACCCCTTCGACGAGCACACCAGCACGGTGATCGTGGAGTGCCCCGAGCCGACCTGGCGGGCGGCCGGCCTGGACCGGATGAGCGACGAAGAGAGCATCGCGTTCTGCGAGAACCTCTTCGCGCGCGACCTCGCCGGGCACCGGCTGCTGTCGAACAAGTCCGCCTGGCTCAGCTTCCCGCGCATCCGCAACCGCCGCTGGAGCGACGGCAACGTGGTGCTGCTCGGCGACTCCGCGCACACCGCGCATTTCTCCATCGGCTCGGGCACGAAGCTCGCCATGGAGGACGCGGTCGCGCTGGCCAACGCGTTCGTGCGCCGCGGGCACCACGACCGGGCCGCGGTCCGGGCCGCGCTGGTGGACTACGAACTGGAGCGCCGCCCGATGGTGGACCGCTTCCAGCAGGCCGCCGCCGACAGCGCCGGGTACTTCGAGCGCGTCCGGCACCACACCGGCCTGCCCCCGCGGCAGTTCGCGGTCAACCTGCTCACCCGCAGCGGGCGGATCAGCCACGCGAACCTGGCGGTGCGCGATCCCGAGTTCGTGCGGCGGGCGGACCTCGACTTCGCGGGCGAGCCGGACCGGCTGTTCGCGCCGCCGCCCTTCCTCACCCCGCTGCAACTGGGCAAAACGCTGATTCCCAACCGGCTGGTGGTGACCGGGGAACCGCGGGGTGCGGGGCTGGTGCGCACTGAACCGATCGCGGTTTCCGAGGACGGGCGGATCACGCCGGACACCCCGGTCGGCCCCGGTTCCGGTTCCTGGCCGGTGGATTCGGTGCACGAGGCGGGCGCGCTGGCGATGGCGTGCCTCACGCACGCCGGTCGCCGGGGCGCGACCCGGCCCGCGCGGTTCGGGGTCGACGTCCCGTTGCCGTCGGACGAAGCCTGGCCGCTGCTGTCCGCGTCGGCGGTGCCGTTCGGGCCGTTGAGCCAGGTACCGAAGGCCGCTGACGACGAGGACCTGGCCCGCATCCGCGACCAGTTCGCGTCGGCCGCGGCCGAGGCGGCGACCGCCGGTTTCGACCTGCTGGAGCTGGACTTCGCGCAGGGCAGGCTGCTCGCGAGCTTCCTCTCGCCGCTCACGAACCCCGCCGAGGATCGGCTGCGCTTCCCCCTCGAAGTCCTCACCGCGTGCCGCGAGGTGTGGCCGGACGAACGCCCGCTCGTGGTCCGGCTGACCGTCACCGACTGGGCTCCGCGAGGGGCGACGATCGACGACGGCGTCGCATACGCACGTGCTTTCGCGGAGGCCGGTGCCTCGATGATCCACGTCGAAGCGGGACAGACGGTGGCCGAGAGCAGGCCGGTGTACCGCCGGGGTTTCCTCACCACGATCAGCGACCGCGTCCGCGCCGAGGCCGGTGTGCCCACGCTGGTCGGCGGCCACCTGACCACCACGGACGAGGTCAACACCGTGCTCGCGGCCGGGCGGGCCGACCTGTGCCTGCTCAGCTTGGAGACGTGA
- a CDS encoding LLM class flavin-dependent oxidoreductase — MKVGIGLPNTTPDATGRLLAEWARRADAGPFSTVAVLDRLVYDSVEPFTALAAAAAVTERVRLATNIAIGPLRSAAMLAKQADSVARLSDGRFTLGLGVGARRDDYTAAEADHRTRGERLSAQLAHLRAENTEIELLVGGSSGAAFARMARYADGFAHGGGPPRAFASAATRARAAWHDLGRPGAPKLWGQGYFALGDPDRGSAYLRDYYAFTGPFAETIAAANLTSARAIKDFVRGYAAEGCDELILHPTVSDLDELDRLAEVLA; from the coding sequence ATGAAGGTCGGAATCGGGCTGCCGAACACCACGCCGGACGCGACCGGGCGGCTGCTGGCCGAGTGGGCGCGGCGGGCCGACGCGGGCCCGTTCTCCACCGTCGCCGTGCTGGACCGGCTGGTCTACGACAGCGTCGAGCCGTTCACCGCGCTCGCCGCGGCGGCCGCGGTCACCGAGCGGGTGCGCCTGGCCACCAACATCGCCATCGGCCCGCTGCGCAGCGCCGCGATGCTGGCCAAGCAGGCGGACTCGGTGGCGCGGCTGAGCGACGGCCGGTTCACCCTCGGGCTGGGCGTCGGCGCCCGGCGTGACGACTACACCGCCGCCGAAGCCGACCACCGCACCCGCGGGGAGCGCCTGTCCGCGCAGCTCGCGCACCTGCGCGCGGAGAACACCGAGATCGAACTGCTCGTCGGCGGCAGCAGTGGCGCGGCTTTCGCCAGGATGGCGCGCTACGCCGACGGGTTCGCCCACGGCGGCGGCCCGCCGCGCGCGTTCGCGTCCGCGGCGACCAGGGCCCGCGCCGCCTGGCACGACCTCGGGCGGCCCGGCGCGCCGAAGCTGTGGGGTCAGGGCTACTTCGCGCTCGGCGACCCGGACCGCGGTTCCGCCTACCTGCGTGACTACTACGCCTTCACCGGCCCGTTCGCCGAGACCATCGCCGCCGCCAACCTGACCAGCGCCCGCGCCATCAAGGACTTCGTGCGCGGCTACGCGGCCGAGGGCTGCGACGAGCTGATCCTCCACCCCACCGTCTCGGACCTCGACGAACTCGACCGGCTCGCCGAGGTGCTGGCATGA
- a CDS encoding PaaX family transcriptional regulator, with translation MTLLGGYAEPRRTRRVWSGGLVALLAELGFSEGAARIALTRVVRRDLLERHKDGRLVYYRLTRRTLSVLEDGDRRIFSLGRTRGRAGEWTVLWHQIPDDRRVARERLVRRLRFLGFGSVQDGTWLAPHDREQEVLDLLRELDVTAHAGLMLGKPSTGLDIGVFAARAWDLDGLAARYRAFVAEFEAYVDERARAGLDDAAAFALRTRLLHIFREFPARDPELPGEIVPAPAARDRAVALFHDLQAALAPAAQRHFDEVTTP, from the coding sequence ATGACCCTGCTCGGCGGGTACGCCGAACCCCGGCGCACGCGCCGGGTCTGGTCCGGCGGGCTGGTCGCGTTGCTGGCCGAGCTGGGCTTCTCCGAGGGCGCGGCCCGGATCGCGCTCACCCGCGTGGTCCGCCGCGACCTGCTCGAACGGCACAAGGACGGCAGGCTCGTCTACTACCGGCTGACCCGGCGCACGCTGTCCGTGCTGGAAGACGGCGACCGGCGGATCTTCTCCCTCGGCCGCACCCGGGGGCGCGCGGGCGAGTGGACCGTCCTCTGGCACCAGATCCCGGACGACCGGCGGGTCGCGCGGGAGCGGTTGGTGCGGCGGCTGCGGTTCCTCGGCTTCGGCTCGGTGCAGGACGGCACCTGGCTCGCGCCGCACGACCGGGAGCAGGAGGTGCTGGACCTGCTGCGTGAGCTGGACGTGACCGCGCACGCCGGGCTGATGCTCGGCAAGCCGTCGACCGGGCTGGACATCGGCGTCTTCGCCGCCCGAGCCTGGGACCTCGACGGCCTGGCCGCCCGCTACCGCGCCTTCGTCGCCGAGTTCGAGGCCTACGTCGACGAGCGGGCCCGCGCCGGGCTCGACGACGCGGCCGCGTTCGCCCTGCGCACGCGGTTGCTGCACATCTTCCGGGAATTCCCGGCCAGGGATCCGGAGCTGCCCGGGGAGATCGTGCCGGCGCCCGCCGCGCGCGACCGGGCGGTGGCGTTGTTCCATGACCTGCAGGCGGCCTTGGCGCCCGCCGCGCAACGACACTTCGACGAGGTGACCACCCCATGA
- a CDS encoding tryptophan 2,3-dioxygenase, which translates to MTDSPENNAALTYTSYLALDEVLNAQRTRSEEHDELLFIVIHQVYELWFKQILHELAELQRRLEAGATAHAVRSLRRVLTIFKVIVAQIDVLETMTPSQFTGFRERLDASSGFQSAQFRELESVLGRRDERVVRHHPPSQARDRVTDAMTRPSVFDSFVTYLAKCGYDVPTGRDVSKPLEPSEDLQEVLLKVYQDDGGPSTIAEHLVDLDEGVQEWRYRHVKMVERTIGDKTGTGGSSGAHYLRKTLFQPMFPDLWAVRSRL; encoded by the coding sequence ATGACCGACAGCCCCGAGAACAACGCGGCACTGACCTACACCTCCTACCTGGCGCTGGACGAGGTGCTCAACGCGCAGCGCACCCGGTCCGAGGAGCACGACGAACTGCTGTTCATCGTGATCCACCAGGTCTACGAGCTGTGGTTCAAGCAGATCCTGCACGAGCTGGCCGAGTTGCAGCGGCGGCTGGAGGCGGGCGCGACCGCGCACGCGGTGCGTTCGCTGCGGCGGGTGCTGACCATCTTCAAGGTGATCGTCGCGCAGATCGACGTGCTCGAAACGATGACGCCGAGCCAGTTCACCGGGTTCCGGGAGCGGCTGGACGCCTCGAGCGGGTTCCAGTCGGCGCAGTTCCGCGAGCTGGAGTCGGTGCTCGGCCGCCGTGACGAGCGCGTGGTGCGGCACCACCCGCCGTCGCAGGCGCGGGACCGGGTCACCGACGCGATGACGCGGCCGTCGGTGTTCGACTCGTTCGTCACCTACCTGGCCAAGTGCGGGTACGACGTGCCGACCGGCCGGGATGTGAGCAAGCCGCTGGAGCCGTCTGAGGACCTGCAGGAGGTTTTGCTGAAGGTGTACCAGGACGACGGCGGGCCCTCGACGATCGCCGAACACCTCGTGGACCTGGACGAAGGCGTGCAGGAGTGGCGGTACCGGCACGTGAAGATGGTCGAGCGGACCATCGGCGACAAGACCGGCACCGGCGGCTCATCCGGGGCGCACTACCTGCGGAAGACCCTGTTCCAGCCGATGTTCCCGGATCTGTGGGCCGTGCGGAGCCGGCTGTGA